A stretch of Suncus etruscus isolate mSunEtr1 chromosome 9, mSunEtr1.pri.cur, whole genome shotgun sequence DNA encodes these proteins:
- the LOC126017805 gene encoding olfactory receptor 4A15-like has product MDQRNNVTEFILLGLTQSIQGQKILFVVFLLCYIVTMAGNLLIIVTVIISPSLDSPMYFFLGNLSFMDSIYSTAITPHMIIDLLYEKKTISFHACMSQLFIAHLSGGSEILLLVAMAYDRYVAICKPLHYSTIMSKRMYTLLLLLSWVGGFLHAVVKLFSVYKLPFCGPNVIDHFGCDMYPLLKLACTDTYIIGLTVIANDGTICVGIFVLLLISYGVILRSLRNVSQEGKRKALSTCGSHITVVVFFFVPCIFMYVRPPTTLPIDKSLTVFYTVVTPLLNPLIYTLRNAEMKNAMRKLWTRKRN; this is encoded by the coding sequence ATGGATCAAAGGAACAATGTGACTGAATTTATCCTCTTGGGACTCACTCAGAGCATCCAAGGTCAGAAGATACTATTTGTTGTCTTCTTGCTGTGCTACATAGTGACAATGGCTGGGAATTTGCTCATTATTGTGACTGTGATAATCAGTCCATCCCTGGATTCCCCTATGTACTTCTTTCTTGGTAATTTATCATTCATGGATTCTATTTACTCCACTGCAATCACACCACATATGATTATAGACTTACTCTATGAGAAGAAAACCATTTCCTTTCATGCCTGCATGAGTCAGCTTTTTATAGCACACTTATCTGGTGGTTCTGAGATTTTACTTTTGGTGGCCATGGCCTACgaccgctatgtggccatctgTAAGCCTTTGCATTATTCAACAATTATGAGTAAACGGATGTATACGCTATTGCTGCTGTTGTCTTGGGTTGGAGGATTTTTGCATGCTGTAGTTAAACTCTTTTCTGTTTACAAACTTCCTTTCTGTGGCCCCAATGTCATTGACCATTTTGGCTGTGACATGTACCCTTTATTAAAACTTGCCTGCACTGATACCTACATTATTGGCCTCACTGTGATTGCCAATGATGGAACCATTTGTGTGGGTATCTTTGtacttttacttatttcttaTGGAGTCATTCTGCGTTCCCTGAGGAACGTTAGTCAGGAAGGGAAACGTAAAGCCTTGTCTACCTGTGGCTCCCATATTACTGTAGTGGTCTTCTTCTTTGTTCCCTGCATTTTTATGTATGTAAGACCTCCTACTACCTTACCTATTGATAAATCCTTGACTGTGTTTTATACTGTTGTCACACCCTTGTTGAATCCACTTATCTATACTCTGAGAAATGCAGAAATGAAAAATGCCATGAGGAAGCTGTGGACCAGAAAACGAAATTGA